A stretch of DNA from Pseudophryne corroboree isolate aPseCor3 unplaced genomic scaffold, aPseCor3.hap2 scaffold_969, whole genome shotgun sequence:
gtcgacatgtgctgctgactgttttgcaaacatatgttttcccgcctaattttgctgtggggtgactcctgagtgtgcagggatgctttctggccattttggggtgatttggagcaagtttagtcgacagcctggtcgacatgtgctgctgactgttttgcaaacatgtgttttcccgcctaattttgctgtggggtgactcctgagtgtgcagggatgctttctggccattttggggtgatttggagcaagtttagtcgacagcctggtcgacatgtgctgctgactgttttgcaaacatgtgttttcccgcctaattttgctgtggggtgactcctgagtgtgcagggatgctttctggccattttggggtgatttggagcaagtttagtcgacagcctggtcgacatgtgctgctgactgttttgcaaacatgtgttttcccgcctaattttgctgtgggttgactcctgagtgtgcagggatgctttctggccattttggggtgatttggagcaagtttagtcgacagcctggtcgacatgtgctgctgactgttttgcaaacatgtgttttcccgcctaattttgctgtggggtgactcctgagtgtgcagggatgctttctggccattttggggtgatttggagcaagtttagtcgacagcctggtcgacatgtgctgctgactgttttgcaaacatgtgttttcccgcctaattttgctgtgggttgactcctgagtgtgcagggatgctttctggccattttggggtgatttggagcaagtttagtcgacagcctggtcgacatgtgctgctgactgttttgcaaacatgtgttttcccgcctaattttgctgtggggtgactcctgagtgtgcagggatgctttctggccattttggggtgatttggagcaagtttagtcgacagcctggtcgacatgtgctgctgactgttttgcaaacatgtgttttcccgcctaattttgcagtgggttgactcctgagtgtgcagggatgctttctggccattttggggtgatttggagcaagtttagtcgacagcctggtcgacatgtgctgctgactgttttgcaaacatgtgttttcccgcctaattttgctgtggggtgactcctgagtgtgcagggatgctttctggccattttggggtgatttggagcaagtttagtcgacagcctggtcgacatgtgctgctgactgttttgcaaacatgtgttttcccgcctaattttgctgtgggttgactcctgagtgtgcagggatgctttctggccattttggggtgatttggagcaagtttagtcgacagcctggtcgacatgtgctgctgactgttttgcaaacatgtgttttaccacctaattttgctgtggggtgactcctgagtgtgcagggatgctttctggccattttggggtgatttggagcaagtttagtcgacagcctggtcgacatgtgctgccgactgttttgcaaacatgtgttttcccgcctaattttgctgtgggttgactcctgagtgtgcagggatgctttctggccattttggggtgatttggagcaagtttagtcgacagcctggtcgacatgtgctgctgactgttttgcaaacatatgttttcccgcctaattttgctgtggggtgactcctgagtgtgcagggatgctttctggccattttggggtgatttggagcaagtttagtcgacagcctggtcgacatgtgctgctgactgttttgcaaacatgtgttttcccgcctaattttgctgtggggtgactcctgagtgtgcagggatgctttctggccattttggggtgatttggagcaagtttagtcgacagcctggtcgacatgtgctgctgactgttttgcaaacatgtgttttcccgcctaattttgctgtggggtgactcctgagtgtgcagggatgctttctggccattttggggtgatttgaagcaagtttagtcgacagcctggtcgacatgtgctgctgactgttttgcaaacatgtgttttcccgcctaattttgctgtgggttgactcctgagtgtgcagggatgctttctggccattttggggtgatttggagcaagtttagtagacagcctggtcgacatgtgctgctgactgttttgcaaacatgtgttttcccgcctaattttgctgtgggttgactcctgagtgtgcagggatgctttctggccattttggggtgatttggagcaagtttagtcgacagcctggtcgacatgtgctgctgactgttttgcaaacatgtgttttcccgcctaattttgctgtggggtgactcctgagtgtgcagggatgctttctggccattttggggtgatttggagcaagtttagtcgacagcctggtcgacatgtgctgctgactgttttgcaaacatgtgttttcccgcctaattttgctgtgggttgactcctgagtgtgcagggatgctttctggccattttggggtgatttggagcaagtttagtcgacagcctggtcgacatgtgctgctgactgttttgcaaacatgtgttttcccgcctaattttgctgtggggtgactcctgagtgtgcagggatgctttctggccattttggggtgatttggagcaagtttggtcgacattttgtgaggggcagccattttgtaaggggcagccattttgtgagggtcagccatttatacatgtatgtattttttttttataacagagatgtcaagggacaaacaaacccgatccgccccttcccccaccccctcggatctatccctgcaaagcaatgaggagtgggagccaacccaggaggcggatgcgaccgaccaggcatctagtgaccagccgcggtcgtcaagggcccatgagaagtccaagaaaaagcctagtaaaAAGGTATTTAACcgcacctgcagacacaaatagcatcaaactttacccactgtagtttgtgcaatgccatgcacacctactgtaataggtgcgcaatgccagggatactgacactcacaggtacataccgatcttaataaaaaaaatttttattttttttaatccttaaaggcaagaagccagccagaggagcagtcggaggaggaagcctctggtgaagaagcaggacagaaaaagccgcgtggacccagatacactgaggcggaaaactgtgtcctagtggattgcgtcgacaggtcctacgacgttttgtatggaTCAAGGGCACAGAAAACAGCATTTAAGGTAAAGCGGAACATCTGGGAATCCATCGCCAGTCAAGTAACTGCAATTTCTGGAAACCGTCGGAGCACCCgaaattgcttgaagcggtacagtgattgccgcagacagaccaagaagaagatggggattcagcgccgacatgagacagctacgggaggtggcccggctctcaatttgaagtggctaccctgggagaacgttattagaaggcgcttgaaccctgccatggtcgaaggagttcgcggaggtgtggactccagccgtcctgctgggtttctcgaggaggaagaaccgcccagaagacggaggaaggcgggagaccagccgtccaaaaggaggtctgatggtaagattacattcacatgagctgtagttccctttaaaatttttgtatgtgctaatgtgtttttttttttcagacagacctgcccagaggacatcacctgcgcacaggacatcgccagcgcacggaccgttacctgtgcagcaggcatcggcagcagcgcgcggaccatcaactgcgccgcaagcatcgcgagcacacagatcgtcacctgtgcgccaaagttcgtcatcgcgcagtaggtcacctgtgcaccagacgacatcagtgcacagactatcacctgtgcaccagacaccgtcggcgaccacaccacaagatgggcgccaaactacagctcctgtgcgcaggccatcaccagatcgtcgtctctccaggagctctgggactgtgactgaagagcctcaagacacaacccttgtggacccatcacccgatctgtttgagtctacagggttaactgacgaaacttttcttgggtttgaggacagccgtgcagatgtatccagccagacccttgaaaagtcttccgaaacgaggacaagtggagctcctggagcagcggcatcacaggatggagaaggtttgtttgttttttttgtgtgggggggggggggcagtagttgTGTAAAGTTTATCAACTTTTCCAAaatttattttgcaaacagtggtgccacgaaccagcagcggactagcttcgggggtTGGTtcttacttcaggccggatctcctacaggggtcgtcagaggatgacgaggtggaagtgcaggatgatccagttgctacatccctgcgtgagtaaattgaattgtgaaCCTTCCAAAAAATGTTTGTTGAATTTGGataatattgtctaattttcttttcagctgcccaaatgcatgtggtggcagacatccaggaagggcagaatccctcaactgttcagagggttcacaccctggcatcagagattgggacacgccaggatacatacacaaatgttgtgggaagcagactggacaacattgagaggacaatggagaaaatgtccaacaatctgcatgaactgcagaagactctttccgacagcacggccacaatactacagatCATAATTGAAGATCGTAGGGAGAATAGGAACGTACTTAACATCATGTCCGATTCCTTGGTCAAGCTTGTGGAAAAAACCACATGTTTGGCAGAAAGTAATAAGAACATGTCGGATAGTC
This window harbors:
- the LOC135048424 gene encoding serine/arginine repetitive matrix protein 1-like, which translates into the protein MYFFFITEMSRDKQTRSAPSPTPSDLSLQSNEEWEPTQEADATDQASSDQPRSSRAHEKSKKKPSKKARSQPEEQSEEEASGEEAGQKKPRGPRYTEAENCVLVDCVDRSYDVLYGSRAQKTAFKVKRNIWESIASQVTAISGNRRSTRNCLKRYSDCRRQTKKKMGIQRRHETATGGGPALNLKWLPWENVIRRRLNPAMVEGVRGGVDSSRPAGFLEEEEPPRRRRKAGDQPSKRRSDDRPAQRTSPAHRTSPAHGPLPVQQASAAARGPSTAPQASRAHRSSPVRQSSSSRSRSPVHQTTSVHRLSPVHQTPSATTPQDGRQTTAPVRRPSPDRRLSRSSGTVTEEPQDTTLVDPSPDLFESTGLTDETFLGFEDSRADVSSQTLEKSSETRTSGAPGAAASQDGEVVPRTSSGLASGVGSYFRPDLLQGSSEDDEVEVQDDPVATSLPAQMHVVADIQEGQNPSTVQRVHTLASEIGTRQDTYTNVVGSRLDNIERTMEKMSNNLHELQKTLSDSTATILQIIIEDRRENRNVLNIMSDSLVKLVEKTTCLAESNKNMSDSHRQSSSSQQLMATTLQMIYDKLPGPAHQHAGDPPYPPSQATRTHRTLPQVPSQYSQSQMYQGYTGMYPTPQMPPPPAAYSSAAWAPRASRHTPQPPRTSTPYQGEEEDPDRLPP